One Bombus affinis isolate iyBomAffi1 chromosome 10, iyBomAffi1.2, whole genome shotgun sequence genomic window, GCATTCCTTACGGAAGCGTAACTGGAATGCTGGCAAAGTATCCAGGATTCATGAGACAACAATTTAATTCCATTCAGGCTCGGCAATtaaatggattcggaaatataCAACCGGTAGTTGTCAATCCAAATTTTAGGGCAACGAGACTGGTAGGCGTGCATCCGCAACCTGTACAAGTTTATAATGCTCGTGGTGTCGTTGCCCCTGGCGTTGTTGGCACGATCAGTCACATAGGATACTGAATTCCATTAGTTAtaaaaaatttctaataaaaagtACAAAAGCTTTGACACTTTCATTATACATTCCAAAAActtcattatatttattatcacgTATGATCGTATGTATGTGTATTCAAAAATCATAGTTAAATGAAACTTTTTTAGGTAGTGTCATTAAAGATATGAGAAATGGTTTAGAATACTTTTATTCCTCTCTAGCAACTTGTTTCTTAAAAGTACATGTAAGGTAAGTATCCCTTCAATTACGTTCTCCCAATCACTATGTAGCAAATGAAAAAGATCGATAGTGATATGACAAGTATATAATTCGGATGTGATCGACAACTTTCTATCTTGTGAATCAGTATTTCCGTAGCGTATACTGTAATTCTATTCCAAAATATTACTTTAAATTAGTTCCTTCCTGATTATACAATAAACTATATTATTACCCAatctaaataataaattacaactCTAAGGATACATCAAACGATCAATTGATACCATTTCTGTGTATATCAATTATATAGATTCGATGATGATATTCCCGtatgaaatatacaaaattgATCGACCATTTGTCGATTGCATTAGTTATCAGAAATTCGAGTAAAGAAATTACACGTAATTTCGTTTACgcatgaaatattcaaaattgGTTGGACTTATATCAATTGAATTAGGGCAGAAGCGTTTATGGAGAGAAAGTATAAATGACATCGGGTACGGTGTATGCCTGTTAGTCGTCACGAGCTGCACGCACGATGCATTACCCTCTACACGTGAGTACCTATATGAACGCTAATACGATCCTCGTTgacagagagaaaaaaaaaccaACTGT contains:
- the LOC126921448 gene encoding uncharacterized protein LOC126921448 isoform X2 — its product is MVGLLNLSTVAPDSAGIVEMVNGLAYGGIPYGSVTGMLAKYPGFMRQQFNSIQARQLNGFGNIQPVVVNPNFRATRLVGVHPQPVQVYNARGVVAPGVVGTISHIGY
- the LOC126921448 gene encoding uncharacterized protein LOC126921448 isoform X1 — protein: MIPLKTILLLTMVGLLNLSTVAPDSAGIVEMVNGLAYGGIPYGSVTGMLAKYPGFMRQQFNSIQARQLNGFGNIQPVVVNPNFRATRLVGVHPQPVQVYNARGVVAPGVVGTISHIGY